TCGCCTGAAAATGATGACGCGGATTGGCAATCCCATCCTGAGCAGCGACCAGTTGCAGCTCATATTCATTCATCTCTTTCGTCACCAGCATGACTTCATAGACAGCCGCCGTCGTGTGCTCCAGCGCCTTATCCAAGGCCACTCCTTTCAGCAAGTTCACCAGCAGCAAGCCACTGGTTAAATCGCCCACGCCGACGGGCTGGCGTTCAAATTCCACCAGGGGACGGCTGATGTGCCAGGCATCCGTCGGCGTGACCAGCAGCATCTCGAAGCTGTCTTCACGCGCAGCCGCTCGGCTAAGGTGTTTGACCAGAACGATTTTTGGTCCTTTTTCACACAGCGCGCGCGCGGTTTCCACGGCCTCTGCCACGTTATGTACGGTGCGGCCACCGAGCAGTTCCAGTTCAGGCAGATTCGGCGCGATAATATCGGCCGCAAGCAACGACTGCTGACAGTGAAACCCAGATACGCCGGGCGCGACAATGCAGCCTTTCTCTGGCGTTCCCATCACCGGATCGCAGAAATATAGCGCATCAGGATTGGCGGCTTTTACCTGACGGACAATCCCAAGGATATGTTCCCCTTGCTCCGCCGACCCGATATAACCACTCAGCACGGCATTACAGGTTTTCAGCTTGTCGATATTCGCAATCCCCTGCACCACGTCGGTCAGGTGACTCGCAGGCATTACACACCCCGTCCAGTGGCCGTATTGGGTATGGTTCGAGAATTGCACCGTATTCAACGGCCAAACGTTTGCGCCCATCCGACGCATGGGAAACTCTGCCGCGCTGTTACCAGCATGACCAAAAACGACATGGGATTGGATGGAAAGTATATTTTTCATTAGATACAACTCAAATCCTTGCCAGCGCCTGTGCGCCTCAACTTACAAGAAGAAAGGGAGCTGGCGCTCCCTTATCGGTGATGCTTATGCTTTCCAACAGATCAGGCAGTAGTGCTTTTTGCCGCGACGCAACAAGGTGTAGCGATCGAACAAACGGTCAGCAGCACTGAAGGTGTATTCAGGATCGGCCTGCTTTTCGCCATTAATGGTTACCGCATTCGAAGAGATCATCGTACGAGCCTGACCGCGTGACGGCACCAGCTCCGCACTCACCAGCGCCTGTTGCAAATCCGCGCCGTTTTCCAGTTCGATAATCGGCATACCATCCTGCGCCAGTTGGGCAAAATCGTCCTGCGTCATCTCCTGCAATGCGCCAGAGAACAGGCTTTGTGTAATACGGCGAGCGGCTTCCAGACCCGCTTCGCCATGCACCATACGGGTCACTTCTTCCGCCAACACGTACTGCGCACGCGGAGCCTTACCGCTATTTTTATCTTCTTCTTCCAGCGCGTCGATGTCTTCAAGGCTCATGAACGTGAAGAATTTCAGGAAGCGGTACACATCGGCATCCGCCGTGTTGATCCAGAACTGGTAGAATTTGTAAGGGCTGGTTTTGCTGGCATCAAGCCAGATCGCGCCGCCTTCCGTTTTACCGAATTTCGTCCCATCAGATTTGGTGATCAACGGCACAGTCAAACCGTAAACCTGTTTTTGGTTCATACGGCGCGTCAAATCGATACCGGAGGTGATGTTGCCCCACTGGTCAGAACCCCCAATTTGCAGTTCGACGTCATGCTGTTTGTTCAGCGAGGCAAAGTCATATCCCTGAAGCAGGTTGTAAGAAAATTCGGTGAACGAAATACCAACGTCATCACGGTTTAAACGCTGTTTGACGGCTTCTTTGTTAATCATCTGATTAACGGAGAAATGTTTGCCGATGTCACGCAGGAAATCCAGCACGTTCATACTGCCGAACCAATCGTAGTTATTAGCCGCAATTGCGCTGTTTTTGCCACAGTCAAAATCCAGGAATGGAGACACCTGACGACGAATTTTCTCTACCCATTCCCCCACGGTGTCAGCCGTGTTCAGCTTGCGCTCCGTGGCTTTAAAGCTGGGGTCACCGATCAGCCCCGTGGCGCCGCCTACCAGTGCCACCGGTTTGTGCCCAGCCAACTGGAAGCGTTTCAGGCAGAGCAGCGGCACCAGATGCCCCAAATGCAAGCTGTCAGCGGTGGGATCGAAGCCGCAATACAGTGCGATTGGCCCTTGCGCCAGCCGCTCTGCTAACGCACCCTCATCCGTCACCTGGGCAATCAAGCCCCGCTCTTGCAATTGTTTAATCAGGTTACTACTCGCCATCGATAACTCCATTTTTATAAAAAACAGGCCGTTACGTTCCCTCTTTGGGATACGCACAACGCCGTGAGAAATGCGCAGCATACCTGCCTGCTGCCGCATGATGATTTCACTGCCGCATTACCTTACGCAACACGCTATAAACACCCCTATCGCTGTGCAATGCCCAGTCAACGCGAAACTTCATAGGATAAAGTGCTGATGATAGGAGCGCCAGCGTTTAACACGGATATTTCGCGATTAAGGCGCTAAACGATCAATCTGCCAGCCTTCTTCCTGCCGCTGATAGAAAAATCGATCGTGCAAGCGGTGCTCACCGCCCTGCCAAAACTCCACAGAATCGATAACGACGCGGAAGCCTCCCCAGAAGCTCGGCAAAGGCACCTCGCCATTCTGGAATTTTTGCTTCAATTCCAAAAATTTACTCTCTAGCACGCCGCGCGCTGAAATCCGGCTGGACTGCTTAGATACCCACGCACCAATCTGGCTGTCTTTCGGGCGGCTGTGGAAATATTTCAGCACCTCCAGCGCCGGTAGTTTCTCCACGCGCCCCAGCACGATTACCTGTCGTTCCAGCATATGCCAAGGGAACAGCAGGCTAATACGTGGGTTGTTTTCCAGGTGATGGGCTTTGCGGCTGCCCATATTGGTATAAAACACCATGCCTTTCTCATCATAGTGTTTCAACAGAACGATACGTTGGTAAGGTTGCCCATGCTCATCGACGGTCGCGACGGACATCGCGGTAGGATCGGCCAGTTTCGCGTCGCAGGCCTGCTTCAACCAGCGTTCAAACAAATCCAACGGGTTAGCCGGAAGATCGCTACGACGAAGCCCACCACGCGTGTATTCACGGCGGATGTCGGCGATATCGGCGGGTTGAAGAGGAGTACTATCAGAGGGGGAGCGTTCCTGAGTCATAATGTCCTGCTGTCGCAATGTCGGGCCAGAAGCGGGCGAAAATCCCATTTTGCTCCCGTACCCGAAAAATCGCAATCAGCAGTAACACCGCGACCGTGCGACGTAGTTACATCGGTGCCAACACGCAGTCGTCTACGATAACCCGTTCACCACGTTGGATAAATGCGCGATCGCCTTTGCTCCAAAATGTGTAGATATCATTGCTGTATCGGACGCCAGAAGCGGACACCACCTGAGGGAGAGCCAGACGTTCGCCGTCCAGCAGGAAACTCACCTGCGAAGGCGTTTCGCCGCCCTGCTGTAGCGTCACCGTTAGCGGCATGGTACCACATTGATAATGCAGCGTTTCCACCGTTTGTTTATGACCGAAATAGCTGCATCCGCTCAGCAGAATCAGCGCTGTCCCCGTCAGCAATCGTTTCATTCTTTTCTCCTGTCATTCTTGTCAATGGCGGCAACTGACGCTGCCGCACCTTGAAGTTTAACAAGAGGATAAACCTGAACCTCTCGGCAAAATCTGATTAATCCGCGTTGACCGGATAAATCGCGCCTAACACCGTTTCCTGACTCGCTCCCGTAACAGACGGCAGATTGCCCGACAGTCCCGACAACGTGCGTGAAGCCAGCCAGGCAAATGCCAGCGCTTCCATGTCATCGCCGCTTACGCCACATTCATCCGTCGTGCTAACTTCGATGCCCGGCAGCAGCGCCGAGAGACGCGACATGATGAGCGGATTGCGCGCCCCGCCACCACAAACCAGTAAACGTTCGCATCCACCGACCAGCAGCACCTGTTCAGCGATGCTCATCGCGGTTAACTCAACCAGTGTTGCCTGAACATCCTGTGATGCCATCGGCGGCAGCCCAGCCAGCATTCTTTCCAGCCAGCTCAGGTTGAAATACTCACGTCCGGTGCTTTTTGGCGCCGGTAACGCAAAATAAGGATCGGTTAACATCCGACGAAGCAATAGCGGGTTAACCTGCCCGCTTATCGCCCACGCGGCGTCTTTATCGTACGGTTGTGCGCAGTGCCGCCAGATCCAGGCATCCAGCAACATGTTGCCGGGGCCAGTGTCGTAACCACGTACTGGCGCACCCGGAACCAACAGCGACAGATTGGCGATTCCCCCAACGTTGAGCACGATACGCCGTTCGACAGGATGTAGCAGCAGCGCATGGTGGAACGAGGGAACCAGCGGTGCGCCTTGCCCGCCATAAGCCAAATCCCGACGGCGAAAATCCCCCACGGTCGTAATACCCGTCAATGCGGCGACACGATTATTATCACCGATCTGCAACGTGCAGGGCGCGTCGCCCGTAGGCTCGTGCCAGACCGTCTGCCCGTGGCAGCCAATCGCCGTAATATCCTGAGCCCCCAATTCCGTCTCTTTAAGCAGCGCCAGTACAGCTTCGGCAAACAAGATACCCAGACGCGTATCCAACTTTCCCAGTGCCGACAGCGTTACCGCCTGCCCCTGACACATCCCCAGGATGGCCATTTTGATGTCCTGCGGTATCGGGTGACAGTAGCTGGCCTGCTGAGCAACCGTATGCTCGTCAATCGCGGCGAGCACAACGTCCACACCATCCAGGCTGGTGCCGGACATTACGCCAATATATCTGCCTGATCTCATTATGTAGCCTTTGCCCTATGGGATAAAAAGAGAACACCGCTAATAACCGTTATATCGAGAATAAAAGTAGCACGTTAACACGCTGAATTATTAAATTTTTTGCGTTTTTGCCACATGGGCCAGCTTTTAACCAAATGGGGGGTTTTGATAATATTTGCTACAAAAAAAGCCACTTCTCGTGCGATTTACTCCTCTGTTTATACGCAATTTAAGCGCACTATTATATTCTGAAAAAAAGAGTAAAAAGAGTGGCATGCTATACTGAGCCAGACCATAATTTATTGGTATAACACTGCGTCGGCCGCGGCTGAGCCAGCCCGACATATTCGCTATTAAGGAGTTAGTATTATGATGAAGCGTTTACTTGTGGTTACCCTTGCAGGTATCACGCTGGCTGGTTGTGCTAATACCAGTACACTTTCAGGTGATGTTTACAGTGCATCCGAAGCTAAGCAGGTACAGACTGTGACCTACGGTACGATTGTTTCTACGCGCCCGGTTCAGATTCAGGCGGGGGAAGATTCTAACGTGATCGGTGCGCTGGGCGGTGCCGTACTGGGTGGTTTCCTGGGCAACACGGTCGGCGGCGGTTCCGGTCGTAGTCTGGCGACAGCAGCGGGTGCGGTAGCAGGTGGAGTTGCGGGTCAAAGCGCAACAAGTGCACTGAACCGTACACAGGGCGTAGAGCTGGAAATTCGTCGTGATGACGGAAGTACTATCATGGTAGTACAGAAACAAGGCGATACGAAATTCAGCGTAGGTCAACGCGTTGCTATGGCCAGCAATGGCCGCAGCATCACCGTTTCTCCACGCTGATGCTGTGTGACGATCGCCGCCAACTGCGGCGATCGTCACAACGAATAATCAACTCCCGGAATGAATAACCAATGACAGATATTGGTAATATTACCGGGATTTAATTCTCCCTCTGCGCAACCCAAATTTAGCTACGCTTGATTCTCATGTAATGCCAATATATTTTTCTCAAGGCGCGCAACCAGCAGCGCTAATTCATCAACCTGCTCCGGCGTAATTCCAAATAATACTTCATTACGTGTATGGCTAATTACGCCATTGACTGCCTGTATGATCGGCTCTGCCGATTCAGTCAGCATAATACGTTTTGCCCGACGATCGTGTGCACAAACATGGCGAGTGATTAACCCTTTCTCCTCCAGCTGATCCAGTGTTCGAACCAATGAAGGTTGCTCAATACCTATCGCTTTGGCCAGTTGAATCTGCGATTGACCAGGGGGTAAATGGTATATGTTATGCAGCGTAACCCAGTGTGTTTGGGTTAGTTCAAGTGGTTTTAACCGATGATCGACTAGCGCACGCCATACGCGCACCAGACGGGCTAAATCAGATCCTAATGGCAATTCCATCACCTCTCCTTATTGTTAGCACGCTAAGTTATATCCCTGGATTGCAATCAACTCTGATTTATAAAATAAGAAACGACTTTATTGTTGTAAAAATAGAACCACCGTGAAATGGATTCTATCAAATAAAAGTCTTTTAAAAATGATCTCAGGCTTATTTTATTCAATCGAACGCTCCTGCGTTGCTTAAACAAAATTTCACGTTAATAGATCATCTAAGACAAGATGACTTAAAACAACGATGGCTGACGGGATTCTGCTGGCGTATCGGTTTTCTCTGCACGCTGTGAGCGTTTCATTCTCTGCCGACACAAACGCAGCACATCCTGTTTCTGCGCATCACTCATTTGGCTCCAACTAAAGCGTTCATTACGACTGCGAAAGCAACCGCGACAATACCCGCCTTCATCCACCTGACAAATACCACGGCATGGATTAGGGACCACAAAGAGTTCTAGTTGCTCTGGCACAACACCTCCTGCTACAACTCTATTTATTGAAGCCCTGTTCTTTACCGCTGGCAAGCACAAACGGACAGTCACAATGAAAATAATTAGATAACCATTGTAATAACTGACGATTTTTTTACACGCCCGGCAGCCTAAAAGTGCCCCACCGCGCTATTTCCCCCTCCTGTTAGTACGTTTTAACACAAACCTCACCATAGTGTCGCATTTTTAGCATCATCCCAACAGCTTGGACTCGGCAGAGCCACAACGCTATACTTCCCTTTTGTTGCACTTTTTAACGAGGACACTATGCGTTTACTTCACACCATGCTGCGTGTTGGCGATTTACAACGTTCTATCGATTTCTATACTCAGGTTCTGGGCATGCGCGTGCTGCGCACCAGCGAGAATACCGAATACAAATACACGCTGGCTTTCGTCGGTTATACCGAAGAGAGCGAAGGTACAGTTATCGAACTGACCTACAACTGGGGCGTCGACAGTTATGATCTAGGCAACGCCTATGGTCATATCGCACTGGGCGTTGACGATGTTGCCGCAACCTGTGAGCGTATCCGCAAAGCAGGCGGCAATGTCACGCGCGAAGCTGGTCCGGTCAAAGGCGGCACAACCGTCATCGCGTTCATTGAAGATCCAGACGGCTATAAAATTGAATTGATCGAAAATGCCCACGCGGGTAACGGCATCGGCCACTGATATCTCTCGCATGCTACAGGTGCTACATCGGCACCTGTTCCCTCCCCCTCTTCGTCCCCCTCGCGGTTTGAACCACAACGGCATGCTGCATCTCCAGTCAAAATTTGCAATAATGCGCGCTGCGTTTTGCTAACAATTAAGAGACAAATGGCTGATAAAAGTGATCTGAACGCCCTGAGCGGCCGTTTTCGTGGGTTCTACCCGGTAGTGATTGATGTTGAAACCGCCGGATTTAATGCGAAAACCGATGCCTTGCTGGAAGTGGCGGCGGTAACATTAAAAATGGATCAAGACGGTTGGTTGCAGCCAGATGAAACGCTACATTTTCATGTTGAACCATTCGAAGGCGCGATCCTTGAACCCGCCGCGCTGGCGTTTAACGGCATTGACCCTACCAATCCGCTACGCGGCGCCGTGAGCGAATATGATGCGCTGCACGAAATTTTCAAAGTCGTGCGCAAAGGGATCAAGGAGCAAAACTGCAACCGTGCCATTATCGTGGCGCATAATGCTACATTCGACCACAGTTTCATGATGGCGGCAGCGGAGCGCTGTAGCCTGAAACGCAACCCATTTCACCCTTTCGCCACCTTTGATACCGCGGCCCTCAGCGGGCTGGTGTTAGGACAAACCGTCCTTGCCAAGGCCTGTATTGCTGCGGGTATTGCGTTTGACTCCAGTCAGGCACACTCCGCGCTGTATGATACCAATCAGACAGCCTTGCTGTTCTGTGAGTTGGTTAACCGCTGGAAACGTCTGGGTGGGTGGCCGATTGCGCAGGAAGAACATTCGCTGGAAGACGCGTCAGCCGAAGACTAAAAAGACGGGAAAATCAGAGATAAAAGAACGGGTGCCATAAGGCACCCGTTGGAAGGATTTACGCTCCGGTAATGACGTATAGCATCGTCATTAAGAACGCATTACTCTTGATCGGCCTGCTGTGCTTTGTACTTGTCGGCCGTTTCTTTGATCAGCGGTTGCAGTTCACCACGCTGGAACATTTCAACCACGATATCACAACCGCCAATCAGCTCGCCGTCAACCCACAGCTGTGGGAATGTCGGCCAGTTCGCGTATTTCGGCAGCTCAGCGCGAATATCCGGGTTCTGTAAAATATCAACATACGCAAAACGCTCGCCACATGCAGACAACGCCTGAACTGTCTGTGCGGAAAAACCGCAACTTGGCAATTTCGGGGAGCCTTTCATGTACAGCAGAATCGGGTTTTCAGCAATTTGGCGCTGAATTTTTTCAATTGTCGGTGTCGTCATCTTCTTGCTTCCTTAAACTTATAGGATGGCTAACGTCCAAAACGCTAGCCATGAGCCGCCGTCAGAGGTACTACGACAGCGACATTGACTCAGTGATATTGTACCGATGCCACCAGTCACAAAAAAACGCCATTTTTTGTAGGGATATTTTCCCTGCAAGTTATTCGCCCTTGATGAAATCAACGCCAGAAAGCGTTGAT
The genomic region above belongs to Pectobacterium colocasium and contains:
- the pdxY gene encoding pyridoxal kinase PdxY; this translates as MKNILSIQSHVVFGHAGNSAAEFPMRRMGANVWPLNTVQFSNHTQYGHWTGCVMPASHLTDVVQGIANIDKLKTCNAVLSGYIGSAEQGEHILGIVRQVKAANPDALYFCDPVMGTPEKGCIVAPGVSGFHCQQSLLAADIIAPNLPELELLGGRTVHNVAEAVETARALCEKGPKIVLVKHLSRAAAREDSFEMLLVTPTDAWHISRPLVEFERQPVGVGDLTSGLLLVNLLKGVALDKALEHTTAAVYEVMLVTKEMNEYELQLVAAQDGIANPRHHFQAIRLS
- the tyrS gene encoding tyrosine--tRNA ligase, translating into MASSNLIKQLQERGLIAQVTDEGALAERLAQGPIALYCGFDPTADSLHLGHLVPLLCLKRFQLAGHKPVALVGGATGLIGDPSFKATERKLNTADTVGEWVEKIRRQVSPFLDFDCGKNSAIAANNYDWFGSMNVLDFLRDIGKHFSVNQMINKEAVKQRLNRDDVGISFTEFSYNLLQGYDFASLNKQHDVELQIGGSDQWGNITSGIDLTRRMNQKQVYGLTVPLITKSDGTKFGKTEGGAIWLDASKTSPYKFYQFWINTADADVYRFLKFFTFMSLEDIDALEEEDKNSGKAPRAQYVLAEEVTRMVHGEAGLEAARRITQSLFSGALQEMTQDDFAQLAQDGMPIIELENGADLQQALVSAELVPSRGQARTMISSNAVTINGEKQADPEYTFSAADRLFDRYTLLRRGKKHYCLICWKA
- the pdxH gene encoding pyridoxamine 5'-phosphate oxidase; translated protein: MTQERSPSDSTPLQPADIADIRREYTRGGLRRSDLPANPLDLFERWLKQACDAKLADPTAMSVATVDEHGQPYQRIVLLKHYDEKGMVFYTNMGSRKAHHLENNPRISLLFPWHMLERQVIVLGRVEKLPALEVLKYFHSRPKDSQIGAWVSKQSSRISARGVLESKFLELKQKFQNGEVPLPSFWGGFRVVIDSVEFWQGGEHRLHDRFFYQRQEEGWQIDRLAP
- a CDS encoding MliC family protein; its protein translation is MKRLLTGTALILLSGCSYFGHKQTVETLHYQCGTMPLTVTLQQGGETPSQVSFLLDGERLALPQVVSASGVRYSNDIYTFWSKGDRAFIQRGERVIVDDCVLAPM
- the anmK gene encoding anhydro-N-acetylmuramic acid kinase; the protein is MRSGRYIGVMSGTSLDGVDVVLAAIDEHTVAQQASYCHPIPQDIKMAILGMCQGQAVTLSALGKLDTRLGILFAEAVLALLKETELGAQDITAIGCHGQTVWHEPTGDAPCTLQIGDNNRVAALTGITTVGDFRRRDLAYGGQGAPLVPSFHHALLLHPVERRIVLNVGGIANLSLLVPGAPVRGYDTGPGNMLLDAWIWRHCAQPYDKDAAWAISGQVNPLLLRRMLTDPYFALPAPKSTGREYFNLSWLERMLAGLPPMASQDVQATLVELTAMSIAEQVLLVGGCERLLVCGGGARNPLIMSRLSALLPGIEVSTTDECGVSGDDMEALAFAWLASRTLSGLSGNLPSVTGASQETVLGAIYPVNAD
- a CDS encoding glycine zipper 2TM domain-containing protein, which produces MMKRLLVVTLAGITLAGCANTSTLSGDVYSASEAKQVQTVTYGTIVSTRPVQIQAGEDSNVIGALGGAVLGGFLGNTVGGGSGRSLATAAGAVAGGVAGQSATSALNRTQGVELEIRRDDGSTIMVVQKQGDTKFSVGQRVAMASNGRSITVSPR
- the slyA gene encoding transcriptional regulator SlyA, coding for MELPLGSDLARLVRVWRALVDHRLKPLELTQTHWVTLHNIYHLPPGQSQIQLAKAIGIEQPSLVRTLDQLEEKGLITRHVCAHDRRAKRIMLTESAEPIIQAVNGVISHTRNEVLFGITPEQVDELALLVARLEKNILALHENQA
- a CDS encoding DUF1289 domain-containing protein, giving the protein MPEQLELFVVPNPCRGICQVDEGGYCRGCFRSRNERFSWSQMSDAQKQDVLRLCRQRMKRSQRAEKTDTPAESRQPSLF
- the gloA gene encoding lactoylglutathione lyase, which gives rise to MRLLHTMLRVGDLQRSIDFYTQVLGMRVLRTSENTEYKYTLAFVGYTEESEGTVIELTYNWGVDSYDLGNAYGHIALGVDDVAATCERIRKAGGNVTREAGPVKGGTTVIAFIEDPDGYKIELIENAHAGNGIGH
- the rnt gene encoding ribonuclease T, with product MADKSDLNALSGRFRGFYPVVIDVETAGFNAKTDALLEVAAVTLKMDQDGWLQPDETLHFHVEPFEGAILEPAALAFNGIDPTNPLRGAVSEYDALHEIFKVVRKGIKEQNCNRAIIVAHNATFDHSFMMAAAERCSLKRNPFHPFATFDTAALSGLVLGQTVLAKACIAAGIAFDSSQAHSALYDTNQTALLFCELVNRWKRLGGWPIAQEEHSLEDASAED
- a CDS encoding Grx4 family monothiol glutaredoxin, which gives rise to MTTPTIEKIQRQIAENPILLYMKGSPKLPSCGFSAQTVQALSACGERFAYVDILQNPDIRAELPKYANWPTFPQLWVDGELIGGCDIVVEMFQRGELQPLIKETADKYKAQQADQE